One genomic region from Desertibacillus haloalkaliphilus encodes:
- a CDS encoding immunity repressor protein, whose amino-acid sequence MKGSEHECLPELTKKDMRDIQRKFDTEKKRLEEDKDFYTEDVETQKLFLASFYDSLCLAKRLSKKKFTPNKKV is encoded by the coding sequence ATGAAAGGTTCAGAACATGAATGTTTGCCTGAATTAACTAAAAAAGATATGCGTGACATCCAAAGAAAATTTGATACTGAGAAAAAACGTCTTGAGGAGGATAAGGATTTCTACACAGAAGATGTTGAAACACAAAAGTTATTCCTTGCCTCTTTTTATGACTCTTTATGCTTAGCAAAACGACTCAGTAAGAAAAAGTTTACTCCGAATAAAAAAGTATAA
- a CDS encoding hemolysin XhlA family protein gives MEQRVNKLENDVGEVKSDMVDVKTRLAVAESNIKDIKEDISSIKANTTWILRLVVGTIIAAVLAFFLNGGV, from the coding sequence ATGGAACAACGTGTCAATAAATTAGAAAATGATGTCGGGGAAGTAAAGAGCGACATGGTTGATGTAAAAACACGATTAGCTGTGGCTGAATCTAATATCAAAGACATCAAAGAAGATATATCCTCTATCAAAGCAAATACAACTTGGATATTGAGGTTAGTCGTGGGAACGATCATAGCAGCAGTGTTGGCTTTCTTTTTGAATGGAGGTGTTTGA
- a CDS encoding phage holin family protein codes for MEISELVNHIIEEAYILIPVLLVLGTMLKKTPNIKDWLIPYIVLFIGVGFSIALLGFNVDAVIQGVIVAGVSVFGHQMLKQYKKKDDDHD; via the coding sequence TTGGAAATTAGCGAGTTAGTGAATCACATAATCGAAGAAGCTTATATACTAATACCTGTTCTGTTAGTACTAGGCACAATGTTGAAAAAGACGCCTAACATAAAAGATTGGCTTATTCCCTACATCGTTCTATTCATCGGTGTAGGGTTTTCTATCGCTTTGTTAGGATTCAATGTAGATGCGGTTATACAAGGCGTTATAGTGGCTGGTGTGAGTGTGTTTGGTCATCAAATGTTAAAACAGTACAAGAAGAAGGATGATGATCATGATTAA
- a CDS encoding DUF4393 domain-containing protein, whose translation MSDGNFFTDLSKSIKVPADITKSALEPPAKQIGEGLGDLFFIAFSPLAKARIKKELDIQKFKEEIEKELSLIQPDKVSEPSLNIVGPALEASKYYIEDEEIRSMFAKLIASSVNSDKKDKSHSSFVEIIKQLSPFDAKNFKYLFLNTHLHIAVGKIKTKNKNGGENTIIENFSPFLNYTSRTKIFTLLQLTT comes from the coding sequence ATGTCCGATGGAAATTTTTTTACTGACTTATCCAAATCAATAAAGGTCCCAGCTGATATTACCAAGTCTGCACTTGAACCGCCAGCTAAACAAATCGGCGAAGGACTTGGCGACTTATTCTTTATTGCGTTTTCTCCTTTAGCAAAAGCTAGAATTAAAAAAGAGCTTGATATTCAGAAATTCAAAGAGGAAATTGAGAAAGAATTATCTCTTATTCAACCCGATAAAGTCTCTGAGCCCTCTTTAAATATTGTTGGTCCAGCTTTAGAAGCTTCAAAGTATTATATTGAAGATGAAGAGATTCGCTCTATGTTTGCGAAGTTGATAGCATCATCGGTTAATAGTGACAAGAAAGATAAGTCACATTCTTCCTTTGTAGAAATAATAAAACAGCTTTCACCTTTCGATGCAAAAAACTTTAAGTATTTGTTTTTAAATACTCATTTGCATATTGCTGTTGGAAAAATAAAAACCAAAAATAAAAATGGAGGAGAAAATACCATTATTGAAAATTTTTCCCCTTTCCTGAATTACACATCAAGAACCAAGATCTTTACTCTTCTTCAATTGACAACCTAA
- a CDS encoding ATP-binding protein, producing MKEPNFIMLDDKNLPVVREKTEIEILDTKETVYHYPDKSRCGKPALVIDVIPENEKLSSKFKRLLTKTKAVKWDDFFEVERNKMVVYRIIPHSKITNNNKRLWRSIYKMYEMYECPRSRLERDGFKFRYREKDYFWFDVVFKQVKGEKKIEFYVATSEYQALKLKRKLENKMNATIKDASIDDLQIPQANTVVQDMKYLKHDIFSMNTNATETKTPISSILNTVDELQYDGDMARLSICNEAENRQKWVKSAQWAMEKLQKGKVPQRANLSSGKVTKAVKTGVAGVINEINDLLTDTFQAFSNVFFKSDKGFKKEKVVEKGYSLEDEISAARLSNASREKINQPVFKSKIRVSAHSNDKLTRETLGETLSLSMSELAENNELHGIKVKVNGKRIDAIREINELRLSKRSKMDADVNLISTDEMNRLALQMPSQELQRRYDDALSTKTKTEVDIPKAMRTGKGIPLGLAEYKDTKIPISMPVTNPDTFYRGYVFIGGQGAGKDTAIKNWIIDGCLNHGISAVIPEAIVEEGERGMADGIRDTLPPDKIIDIDLSDEEYIVPLDLTEVIEKLGRKGASRFADEVIDFFGDMEGLSRSKRYLKTAAKSAGGSLYNIKRIIEDESYRLERIEQLMNEGNIRLANELIQWGTNEELGSKADPVLNRLGDFFDNDTLFDIFAQPPKKDVDFEKWMKEGKVIIIRIPNRKLGELATKTLVHWVTLKTFMTRMLMSKADQKNGCFVVFNEPEQYTTEGLTKLMGRIGTEGRKERLGSLYAFHHWNKLPQSLQENLQGGGVQQFLFANDHTKTFELSKHRLEPTITIEDASRLPMHYAIVSVRAGKEMQNAFICHMKPPAEIKYDNSFLTKRHARMFGRKWEDLQNAL from the coding sequence ATGAAGGAGCCTAACTTCATTATGTTAGATGATAAAAACCTTCCTGTCGTTAGAGAGAAAACGGAAATTGAAATCCTAGATACAAAAGAAACGGTTTACCACTATCCTGATAAAAGCAGATGTGGCAAACCTGCACTAGTGATTGATGTTATACCCGAAAATGAAAAATTGAGCAGTAAGTTCAAGCGTCTACTCACGAAAACAAAGGCTGTTAAATGGGATGATTTCTTTGAAGTGGAGCGAAACAAAATGGTGGTATATAGAATCATCCCACATTCAAAAATAACAAACAATAATAAAAGGTTATGGCGGTCCATTTATAAAATGTATGAAATGTATGAATGCCCGAGATCAAGGCTGGAACGTGATGGGTTCAAGTTTAGGTATAGAGAAAAAGATTACTTTTGGTTTGATGTTGTTTTTAAGCAAGTAAAAGGTGAAAAGAAAATTGAATTTTATGTCGCTACGTCTGAATATCAAGCACTAAAACTAAAACGAAAGCTTGAGAATAAAATGAACGCCACAATAAAAGATGCTTCGATTGATGATCTACAGATCCCACAAGCAAACACAGTTGTTCAAGATATGAAATACCTCAAACATGACATTTTTTCCATGAATACTAACGCCACGGAAACAAAAACACCGATTTCTTCTATATTAAATACAGTTGATGAATTGCAATACGATGGTGACATGGCTAGATTATCTATATGCAATGAAGCTGAAAATCGTCAAAAGTGGGTAAAAAGTGCTCAGTGGGCGATGGAGAAGTTACAAAAAGGAAAAGTTCCACAACGTGCAAATTTAAGCAGTGGAAAGGTGACAAAAGCGGTTAAAACCGGTGTGGCAGGTGTTATTAATGAAATCAATGATCTTTTAACCGATACATTCCAGGCGTTTTCTAATGTGTTCTTTAAATCCGATAAAGGCTTTAAGAAAGAAAAGGTGGTCGAAAAAGGGTACTCCCTTGAAGATGAAATAAGTGCAGCTCGCTTGAGTAATGCCAGTCGCGAAAAGATCAACCAACCTGTTTTTAAATCAAAAATCAGAGTATCTGCTCATTCTAACGATAAATTAACAAGAGAAACTCTGGGTGAAACCTTGTCACTTTCAATGAGTGAGCTGGCAGAAAACAATGAGCTGCATGGAATAAAAGTGAAGGTGAATGGAAAACGAATTGATGCGATTAGAGAAATTAATGAATTGAGACTATCCAAACGGTCTAAAATGGATGCTGACGTCAATTTAATAAGTACTGATGAGATGAACCGGTTAGCGTTACAAATGCCATCCCAAGAACTCCAAAGGCGTTATGATGATGCGTTGAGCACTAAAACCAAAACAGAAGTTGACATACCAAAGGCCATGAGAACTGGAAAGGGGATTCCATTAGGGTTAGCGGAGTATAAGGATACTAAGATACCAATATCAATGCCTGTGACGAACCCTGACACCTTCTATAGAGGTTATGTGTTCATTGGTGGTCAAGGTGCTGGTAAAGACACCGCTATAAAAAATTGGATAATTGATGGCTGTTTAAATCATGGAATTAGTGCAGTTATTCCAGAAGCAATTGTTGAAGAAGGAGAAAGAGGAATGGCCGACGGTATAAGGGATACTTTGCCACCTGATAAGATCATTGATATCGATTTAAGTGATGAGGAATATATTGTGCCGTTGGACCTAACGGAGGTTATTGAAAAGTTAGGGAGAAAGGGCGCTTCGAGATTTGCAGATGAGGTAATTGACTTTTTTGGGGATATGGAAGGTTTATCACGTTCTAAACGCTACCTAAAAACGGCTGCCAAGTCAGCGGGAGGGTCCCTGTATAACATTAAACGAATTATTGAAGATGAATCCTATAGATTAGAACGCATCGAGCAGTTAATGAACGAAGGGAATATAAGATTAGCGAACGAATTAATACAATGGGGGACGAATGAAGAATTGGGGAGTAAAGCTGATCCTGTACTTAATCGATTAGGTGACTTTTTTGATAACGATACTCTTTTTGACATATTTGCTCAACCACCAAAGAAAGATGTGGACTTTGAGAAGTGGATGAAGGAAGGTAAGGTTATTATTATTCGTATACCTAACCGTAAGCTAGGTGAGTTAGCGACTAAAACGCTGGTCCATTGGGTGACGCTAAAAACATTCATGACACGTATGCTCATGAGTAAAGCTGATCAAAAGAATGGCTGCTTCGTGGTATTTAATGAGCCTGAGCAATACACAACAGAAGGATTAACAAAACTAATGGGGCGTATTGGTACAGAAGGGAGAAAAGAGCGTCTTGGTTCGTTATATGCTTTTCACCATTGGAACAAGTTACCCCAGAGCTTACAAGAGAATTTACAGGGTGGCGGTGTCCAACAATTCTTATTTGCTAATGATCACACAAAAACGTTTGAACTATCAAAACACCGGCTAGAGCCAACGATTACGATTGAAGATGCTTCTCGATTGCCAATGCATTATGCAATTGTATCTGTCCGAGCTGGAAAGGAAATGCAAAATGCGTTTATTTGCCACATGAAACCACCAGCCGAAATAAAGTATGATAATTCATTTTTGACAAAACGCCATGCCAGGATGTTTGGACGTAAGTGGGAGGATTTGCAAAACGCCCTATAA
- a CDS encoding S8 family peptidase: MNSEVLKKSNIITFHEKGYKGQGVTVAVLDTLHSPLEETEVELPFKENHNGEIGHNTHVCSIVREFAPKARIISMPWFGSGKEEMAQWIVDNDVDIVNCSFTATRPTYELIDEYLSGLNIPLVCSSGNQDNDRISFPARFDWTIAVGAYQKRWGHVAGYSNRGEMLDAVAFTDINVPNPNNKQNGYMSFGGTSASAPAVCGMLACYMSALGEKLNTDQARRFIHDNCIDKYEEGFDTRSGHGLFILPDVPEMKENPVKEEVREVSQVKFADVEGHWAQTAIENQAKKGKLAGYPDGTFKPNETVTRAELAVILERLK; encoded by the coding sequence ATGAATTCAGAAGTCCTCAAAAAGTCAAATATAATTACTTTTCACGAAAAAGGCTATAAGGGTCAGGGTGTCACAGTAGCTGTGTTAGACACCCTCCATAGTCCTCTTGAAGAGACTGAGGTTGAATTACCGTTTAAAGAGAATCATAACGGGGAGATCGGACACAACACTCACGTATGTAGCATTGTCCGTGAGTTTGCACCGAAAGCTCGCATTATCTCTATGCCTTGGTTTGGGTCAGGTAAAGAGGAGATGGCACAATGGATAGTCGATAACGATGTTGATATTGTTAATTGCAGTTTCACAGCTACAAGGCCAACATATGAGCTAATCGATGAATACTTAAGTGGTTTGAATATACCACTTGTGTGCAGTAGTGGTAACCAGGATAATGACCGTATCTCATTTCCAGCACGCTTTGATTGGACAATAGCCGTTGGTGCTTATCAAAAAAGATGGGGACATGTTGCGGGATATTCAAACCGTGGGGAAATGTTAGATGCAGTAGCGTTCACCGATATCAATGTCCCTAATCCTAATAACAAACAGAACGGTTACATGTCATTTGGAGGTACTAGCGCCTCTGCACCGGCTGTTTGTGGGATGTTGGCATGTTACATGTCTGCACTAGGCGAAAAGCTCAATACAGATCAAGCGAGACGTTTTATTCATGATAATTGCATCGACAAATACGAAGAAGGCTTTGACACACGTAGCGGTCATGGCCTTTTTATTTTGCCCGACGTGCCAGAAATGAAAGAAAACCCTGTAAAAGAGGAGGTGAGAGAAGTGAGCCAAGTTAAATTTGCGGACGTAGAAGGACATTGGGCACAAACGGCTATCGAAAATCAGGCTAAAAAAGGCAAGTTAGCTGGTTATCCTGACGGGACGTTTAAGCCTAATGAAACAGTAACGAGAGCTGAATTAGCGGTTATTTTAGAGAGGTTGAAATAA
- a CDS encoding XkdX family protein: MWFDRIKRFYDRELWTLEQVKDGVRTNHITEEEYEEITGESFED, encoded by the coding sequence ATGTGGTTTGATAGAATTAAACGTTTTTATGATCGTGAGTTGTGGACGTTGGAACAAGTAAAAGACGGAGTAAGGACTAATCATATCACCGAAGAGGAATACGAAGAAATAACGGGAGAATCATTTGAAGATTAA
- a CDS encoding peptidoglycan recognition protein family protein — translation MIKDANLKFPNRRQKMKSVEGIVIHHPLAYWTIQRLHEYFISIGWNGTAYSYYVQQDATVYYGRSAKGTEYVGAHTKGENHRYIGICAEGNFHQDVNGVPAKRISDDQYRKLVSITAAKCREHNLTHKDVFGHYEIPGQSTSCPGKLFSMDKFRMDVRKELMKGDDDLNLSNYQWSVLENQVEGLLEDGVISDQDWLRKIKDRTITASEMIWLNSVVLQRLR, via the coding sequence ATGATTAAAGATGCTAATTTAAAATTCCCTAACCGAAGACAAAAGATGAAGTCGGTTGAGGGCATTGTAATTCACCATCCGTTAGCGTATTGGACTATACAACGACTACATGAATATTTCATAAGCATCGGCTGGAACGGTACTGCTTACAGCTACTATGTTCAGCAGGATGCGACAGTTTACTATGGACGAAGTGCTAAAGGAACCGAATATGTAGGTGCACACACAAAGGGTGAAAATCACAGGTATATCGGCATTTGTGCTGAGGGGAATTTTCACCAAGATGTTAATGGCGTCCCCGCAAAGCGAATTAGTGACGATCAATACAGAAAATTAGTTTCCATTACAGCTGCTAAATGCCGTGAACACAATTTAACTCATAAAGATGTATTCGGTCATTATGAAATACCAGGTCAAAGCACATCCTGCCCTGGTAAGTTGTTTTCAATGGATAAATTCAGAATGGATGTAAGAAAAGAGCTTATGAAGGGGGATGACGATTTGAATTTATCCAACTACCAATGGAGTGTGTTAGAAAATCAGGTCGAAGGATTACTGGAAGACGGCGTGATCAGCGACCAAGATTGGCTACGAAAAATCAAAGACCGCACAATAACAGCATCAGAAATGATTTGGTTGAACAGCGTTGTGCTGCAACGTTTACGGTAA
- a CDS encoding glycoside hydrolase produces MTRIYVETPDGAQEKADQAEENAKQYTDNQIGEIEVPVESVNGKTGIVELTNKDVNAPSNSDYENLKAKVGNADDLDTETKENLVAAINELEQKRVTHLSDNDRHVTQTFKDYVYGKGRTTTALQREVAYLNLKQEASDRIENGSTFGDNMEDIFGAIFDEVTSTNIVRRDRAMLMLDSQMEEVSVEDATVVNEAYSTEGNGGRKLVRLDDGSFYAVLLHPDNYILGYHFNVNSNGEIVNVQEEQMEFTNTRTDVCITTDGKNVFMLGTSGTAVVRFRTRNTNGEWLDNLLVDSSQNEVNSISLAINPEGTELHAAWSSKNDNYPDSFNIRYAKGTINADGSVTWGSVEQVTTVNSTTNTGLRNPSIIVNNQDEPIITSDYRASSVSRVYGLRKDSGGSWLALNTETTIYDAGNYTQSSPSACVDKDGVIHVAWHGLDSEENSNNIRYSRSIDGGKTWSTMEKLTSGTQRNHSPSVTVNKNNKLFILFQRNSVGTSYMLENTDGGWVITQMPSNSRHPSALYDNTFTLDFSIPLSVYMINGVSINFRGTWKKETEVPTTTATAVYELEATDQVGAFVKRVGDIEVEAYINDELMDADLLDDEYMFSGTLAEEEPVTLRLELSRVNTDSGNDDAVTRLLGGRA; encoded by the coding sequence ATGACTAGAATTTATGTTGAAACTCCTGATGGAGCCCAAGAAAAAGCAGATCAAGCCGAAGAAAATGCAAAACAATATACAGATAATCAGATCGGTGAAATAGAAGTCCCGGTTGAATCTGTCAACGGTAAGACTGGCATTGTGGAATTAACAAACAAAGATGTAAATGCTCCAAGCAATTCAGATTATGAAAATTTAAAAGCTAAAGTCGGTAATGCAGACGATCTTGATACTGAAACAAAAGAAAATTTAGTAGCTGCAATAAACGAATTAGAGCAAAAGCGTGTTACGCATTTGTCTGATAATGACCGTCACGTAACGCAAACATTTAAAGATTACGTCTATGGCAAGGGGCGAACAACTACCGCCCTACAACGTGAAGTCGCTTATCTCAATCTTAAACAAGAAGCATCTGACCGTATCGAAAACGGGTCAACATTCGGTGACAATATGGAAGATATATTCGGTGCTATTTTCGATGAGGTAACGAGTACGAATATCGTTAGACGTGACCGTGCGATGTTGATGTTAGATTCGCAAATGGAAGAAGTCAGCGTTGAAGATGCGACAGTCGTTAATGAAGCGTATAGTACGGAGGGTAACGGTGGTCGTAAGTTAGTGAGGTTGGATGACGGAAGCTTTTATGCTGTTCTACTACATCCCGACAATTATATCCTAGGTTATCATTTTAACGTAAATTCGAATGGCGAAATAGTAAATGTTCAAGAGGAACAGATGGAATTTACAAATACAAGAACAGACGTATGCATAACAACAGACGGTAAAAATGTTTTCATGCTAGGTACAAGTGGGACAGCAGTAGTCCGTTTTAGAACAAGAAATACAAACGGAGAGTGGTTAGATAATTTACTAGTTGATAGTAGTCAAAACGAAGTAAATTCCATTTCCCTAGCCATCAACCCCGAAGGCACAGAATTACACGCTGCATGGTCGAGTAAAAACGATAACTACCCTGACTCGTTCAACATCCGTTATGCGAAAGGTACGATTAACGCAGATGGTAGTGTAACGTGGGGTAGTGTGGAACAGGTGACGACTGTTAATAGCACAACTAATACAGGTTTACGAAACCCGTCTATAATTGTGAATAACCAGGATGAGCCTATAATCACTAGTGATTATAGAGCATCATCAGTTTCAAGGGTATATGGGCTCAGGAAAGACAGTGGAGGTTCATGGTTAGCGTTAAACACCGAAACTACTATATATGATGCAGGAAACTACACCCAATCCTCCCCATCCGCATGTGTCGATAAAGACGGTGTGATACATGTAGCGTGGCATGGACTGGATAGCGAAGAGAATTCAAACAATATCCGTTACTCTCGCTCTATAGATGGTGGAAAAACATGGTCAACTATGGAGAAGTTAACAAGCGGTACTCAAAGGAATCACAGTCCATCCGTTACTGTTAATAAAAATAATAAATTATTTATCTTATTCCAAAGAAATAGCGTAGGAACTAGTTATATGTTAGAAAATACGGATGGTGGGTGGGTAATTACGCAAATGCCGAGTAACAGTAGACATCCATCAGCTTTATATGATAATACGTTTACCCTTGATTTTTCTATACCATTATCAGTTTACATGATAAATGGAGTTTCAATTAATTTTAGAGGTACATGGAAAAAAGAAACTGAAGTTCCAACAACGACAGCAACCGCTGTATACGAACTAGAAGCAACAGATCAAGTAGGAGCATTTGTCAAACGTGTAGGTGACATTGAGGTTGAAGCATATATAAACGATGAGTTAATGGATGCAGACCTGTTAGATGATGAATATATGTTTAGCGGTACATTGGCTGAAGAGGAGCCGGTTACATTACGTTTAGAGTTATCAAGGGTTAATACGGATAGCGGAAATGACGATGCGGTAACACGGTTGTTAGGAGGGAGAGCATAA
- a CDS encoding M23 family metallopeptidase, producing the protein MKFKLTSPFGELSEVRDNRPHSGIDLGMETGTELRSVGDGVIERVIEDGEKIGNGVYIRLEDGTQAIYGHLSEITVKEGQSVNFMDTIGFSGNTGNSTGPHLHFALKSPDGEYVDPTPFADGISAISGHIENSNTNFFLEKFNQFSDWVIGKETELVLKPFANFIQEVTTDIWMWFVANLPDIMGYGTIAAGVLMIFSSMVGKGGMIKTLAWWFGALILAICILGGMK; encoded by the coding sequence ATGAAATTTAAACTAACGAGCCCGTTCGGTGAATTATCAGAAGTACGAGACAACAGGCCACATAGCGGAATTGATTTAGGGATGGAAACAGGTACGGAATTAAGAAGTGTTGGTGATGGTGTTATTGAGCGTGTGATTGAGGATGGGGAGAAAATTGGTAACGGTGTTTACATTCGATTGGAGGACGGAACGCAAGCCATATACGGTCATTTGAGTGAGATCACAGTCAAAGAAGGGCAATCTGTTAACTTTATGGACACTATCGGTTTTAGCGGTAATACAGGTAATAGCACTGGACCACATTTGCATTTTGCATTGAAGTCACCAGATGGCGAATATGTTGATCCTACACCTTTTGCGGACGGTATTAGTGCTATTAGCGGTCATATCGAAAATTCAAACACAAACTTCTTTTTGGAGAAATTTAATCAGTTCTCAGATTGGGTCATCGGAAAAGAAACTGAGCTTGTGTTAAAGCCGTTCGCTAACTTTATACAGGAAGTCACAACAGATATATGGATGTGGTTTGTTGCTAATTTACCTGACATTATGGGTTATGGGACAATTGCAGCTGGTGTCCTTATGATCTTCTCATCGATGGTAGGTAAAGGTGGGATGATTAAAACTCTTGCCTGGTGGTTTGGTGCGTTGATTTTGGCTATCTGCATTCTAGGAGGGATGAAATGA
- a CDS encoding acetylornithine deacetylase, protein MTKNIDELELRVKELEDALAIQKAETSQALSFIANKFSEELQRLMDEYKRELKTEFGNLVNYYKQH, encoded by the coding sequence ATGACCAAAAATATAGATGAACTTGAATTAAGAGTAAAAGAGCTTGAAGATGCACTAGCGATTCAAAAAGCAGAGACATCGCAAGCTCTTTCGTTCATAGCCAATAAATTTTCAGAAGAGCTGCAGAGGTTGATGGACGAATATAAACGTGAATTAAAAACCGAGTTCGGAAATCTGGTTAATTATTATAAACAACATTGA
- a CDS encoding SRPBCC family protein, which translates to MNEYGKLHESNGRYALRFERSFPQNPEDVFRVLTTSNYFSQWYPFATGEMDLRLGGEIGFDDGEGTTYKATITEFEKPYLFGFREEGDLVNISLQEEDKGSRMIFTHTFDDDSWAVNTAAGWHRCLDVLQQIVNGHLVEWKDNATELKEYYCNRQVELNNFPQITSNNFPQLRFNSLRIK; encoded by the coding sequence ATGAATGAATATGGTAAATTACATGAATCAAATGGTCGATATGCTTTAAGATTTGAACGATCTTTCCCTCAAAATCCAGAAGATGTATTCCGTGTCCTCACAACTTCTAATTATTTCTCCCAATGGTACCCTTTTGCCACAGGGGAGATGGATCTCAGACTTGGTGGTGAAATTGGCTTCGATGATGGTGAAGGTACAACATATAAGGCTACTATCACAGAGTTTGAAAAGCCATATTTATTTGGTTTCCGTGAAGAAGGTGATCTGGTGAACATATCTTTGCAGGAAGAGGATAAAGGTTCTCGAATGATCTTCACCCATACTTTTGACGACGATTCATGGGCAGTTAATACCGCTGCAGGGTGGCATCGGTGCTTGGATGTCCTTCAACAGATAGTCAACGGACATCTAGTGGAATGGAAAGATAATGCCACTGAGTTAAAGGAATATTATTGTAACCGTCAAGTAGAATTAAACAATTTTCCACAAATAACTTCAAACAACTTTCCACAATTAAGATTCAACAGTTTGCGGATCAAATAA
- a CDS encoding glycosyltransferase, translating into MAKTEAINFRDFMSRDWREKKNNTEIKVLSASMAGAVLLVPKLALAAGVDGTFGNVHGSAMNMIDAGVVLVIMFAGCAWGLGHRTKGLEILIGVSCGYIIARHAIDIRDFLKTI; encoded by the coding sequence ATGGCTAAAACGGAAGCGATCAACTTTAGAGATTTTATGAGTCGCGATTGGAGAGAAAAGAAAAACAATACTGAAATTAAAGTATTGTCAGCATCAATGGCAGGTGCAGTTTTGTTAGTGCCTAAATTGGCATTAGCTGCAGGAGTAGACGGGACATTTGGAAATGTTCACGGATCAGCCATGAATATGATTGATGCTGGTGTAGTTTTAGTCATTATGTTTGCTGGTTGTGCTTGGGGGTTGGGGCATCGTACCAAAGGGCTAGAAATCCTTATAGGTGTTTCTTGTGGATATATCATTGCCCGTCATGCAATAGACATTAGAGATTTTCTAAAAACAATATAG
- a CDS encoding helix-turn-helix transcriptional regulator, translating to MKIKVRSKLGELLDERMVNKSELARSINATPKQLYAWCSNKEDGQAKSTPSVGYLLRLKKVLGVDIEDMFEEINEK from the coding sequence ATGAAGATTAAAGTTAGAAGTAAGTTAGGTGAATTACTCGATGAAAGAATGGTGAATAAATCTGAATTAGCTAGATCTATCAACGCTACACCAAAACAACTTTATGCCTGGTGTTCAAATAAAGAGGACGGACAGGCTAAATCAACACCTTCGGTTGGATACCTCCTACGCTTAAAAAAAGTTTTAGGTGTTGATATCGAGGATATGTTTGAGGAAATAAATGAAAAGTGA
- a CDS encoding transcriptional regulator, protein MGKITKRQNEILDVIKLFITTKKYPPTTREICELTGLKSSSTVHGHLERLKKEGIIDWEESKPRTLRICHNENQ, encoded by the coding sequence ATGGGGAAAATCACTAAACGTCAAAATGAAATTTTAGATGTAATCAAATTATTTATCACCACAAAAAAATACCCTCCAACAACTCGTGAGATATGCGAATTAACAGGTTTAAAATCATCGAGCACTGTCCATGGCCATTTGGAAAGGTTGAAAAAGGAAGGGATAATTGATTGGGAGGAGAGTAAGCCGCGCACATTAAGAATTTGTCATAACGAAAACCAATGA
- a CDS encoding Panacea domain-containing protein gives MVYSVEEVAKYFLRKSSPGTIWAIDPLKLQKLTFYGEAYYLAISGGTHERLINDCEFEAWVHGPVCRKLWQKYSNYGYDDIPTYVGKTELDEDEFATFVLDFVWNKYGHESGKTLEMRTHNEDPWKNARGNKSPQSRSRSIISIENMFDFYKDEININYM, from the coding sequence ATGGTATATTCTGTTGAAGAAGTAGCGAAATATTTCTTGCGGAAAAGCTCACCAGGGACAATATGGGCAATCGATCCACTCAAATTGCAAAAATTAACATTTTATGGAGAGGCTTACTATTTAGCGATTAGTGGGGGAACACACGAAAGGTTAATTAATGATTGTGAGTTTGAGGCTTGGGTTCACGGTCCGGTTTGTCGAAAGTTATGGCAAAAGTATTCTAATTATGGATATGATGACATCCCTACCTATGTTGGAAAGACGGAATTGGATGAAGACGAATTTGCTACATTTGTTCTAGACTTCGTGTGGAATAAATACGGGCATGAGTCTGGGAAGACTCTTGAAATGAGAACCCACAATGAAGATCCATGGAAGAATGCTCGTGGTAATAAAAGCCCCCAATCCAGAAGCAGGAGTATTATATCTATAGAAAATATGTTTGATTTTTACAAGGACGAAATAAACATAAATTATATGTAA